The proteins below are encoded in one region of Funiculus sociatus GB2-C1:
- a CDS encoding PD40 domain-containing protein: MSWSPQTQRLLYAKKSISPNGSIEVLKIEDKSLGSSNQYTLSPDGKTVAYTDGFSNEASGLVEDVYLFDIASQRSQRITKLAPGSVYQLIWSPDSKTLAFWHRDTKKTLKTLYQINSDGNNLQVVLDAKDDLPIRIFPSLSSNDEAMKWSPDGRYLALLIRAKTNNNFNFNSETIWLLDLKTKKLRELFPTPPKSPAGGIQDFAWSPDGQKIVFAAGYDGKCYRPLLLIGYPECTNFLYLVDVDGSKPTKVTKIPQGTATRLLWLKQKRQ, from the coding sequence GTGTCATGGTCTCCTCAGACTCAACGACTTCTATACGCGAAAAAATCCATTAGTCCCAATGGTTCTATAGAAGTCTTAAAAATCGAGGACAAAAGTCTTGGCAGCAGTAATCAGTACACCTTGTCCCCAGATGGGAAAACTGTCGCTTATACAGACGGTTTTAGTAACGAGGCCTCTGGCCTTGTCGAAGATGTTTACCTGTTCGATATTGCCAGTCAACGTTCGCAGCGTATTACTAAACTCGCTCCTGGTAGTGTTTACCAACTGATTTGGTCACCAGACAGTAAAACTCTTGCCTTCTGGCATAGGGATACGAAGAAAACCTTGAAGACGCTGTACCAAATCAATTCTGACGGAAATAACCTGCAAGTAGTCCTTGATGCCAAAGATGATTTACCAATTCGGATATTCCCATCTCTATCTTCTAATGATGAAGCCATGAAGTGGTCGCCGGATGGTCGCTATCTCGCTTTGCTCATTAGGGCCAAAACCAATAACAACTTCAACTTCAACAGTGAAACAATCTGGCTATTGGATCTGAAGACTAAAAAGCTGCGAGAACTGTTTCCTACACCTCCTAAAAGTCCAGCTGGCGGTATTCAAGACTTCGCTTGGTCACCTGACGGGCAAAAAATTGTATTTGCAGCTGGGTACGACGGTAAGTGTTATCGACCTTTGTTACTAATAGGTTATCCTGAGTGTACTAATTTTCTTTACCTGGTTGATGTTGATGGGAGTAAGCCAACCAAAGTAACGAAGATTCCACAAGGCACAGCTACAAGGCTGCTTTGGCTGAAACAGAAGCGTCAATAA